In Candidatus Syntrophosphaera sp., one genomic interval encodes:
- a CDS encoding phosphoribosylglycinamide formyltransferase, whose product MERTAPEAWRIAVLTSGHGRGSNLRAMHSYFKEHGLPVQISFATASKPQAPVAGLCRELGIPCHILNPRHTEEFESRLLCLCASEKIDLIALAGFMNLLSADFLEQVGIPVLNIHPALLPKYGGKGMYGSRVHEAVFSSVDVVSGVSIHRVDPIYDHGEIIAQREVDISDCRSAEEIAARVLAIEHQAYAPAIYAYLAKAQQ is encoded by the coding sequence GTGGAAAGAACTGCACCTGAAGCCTGGCGAATAGCAGTCCTCACCAGCGGACATGGCCGCGGCTCCAATCTGCGGGCTATGCACAGCTATTTCAAGGAGCATGGATTGCCCGTCCAGATCAGTTTTGCCACGGCTTCCAAGCCTCAAGCCCCGGTTGCCGGGCTATGCCGGGAATTGGGTATTCCCTGCCATATCCTGAATCCGCGGCATACGGAGGAGTTTGAGTCCAGGCTTCTGTGCCTGTGCGCATCTGAGAAAATTGACCTGATCGCCCTGGCCGGCTTCATGAATCTGCTTTCGGCCGATTTTCTCGAGCAGGTGGGGATTCCCGTGCTCAACATCCATCCCGCCCTGCTACCCAAATACGGAGGCAAGGGCATGTACGGCAGCAGGGTGCATGAGGCGGTTTTTTCCAGCGTGGACGTGGTTTCCGGCGTTTCCATCCACCGCGTCGATCCCATCTATGACCACGGCGAGATCATAGCGCAGAGAGAAGTGGACATCTCAGATTGCCGATCCGCCGAAGAGATCGCCGCCCGGGTCCTCGCGATCGAGCATCAGGCCTACGCCCCCGCCATCTACGCGTACCTGGCTAAAGCACAGCAGTGA